From the Gemmatimonadota bacterium genome, one window contains:
- a CDS encoding BMP family protein yields the protein MMRRFVGLPLLAVAAAVSACAGEQRDTQGEASVDIRAALLTAGPVSDAGWYAGAYEGLMLLRDSLGAHVSHQQTRTPAEFDEAFLSYASTGYDLIFAHGSEYTDAAMRAGEQFPGTTFIVSGGGRYSSNVVPLIFRLEEASYLAGMIAAGMSESGTVGMVGGVEIPPAKGTFVAFAAGARAVDPDVQVLEAFIGNWYDVAAAKEAAVAQLRRGADVIIHNLDGASFGVFQAVREAVDAGRTAWALGMNGDQNDIAPQIILGSAVIRIPKAFLQTAMAWKSGDLGGGPLYAGSDEQVVDFVLNPRLADRVPDDLIARVDRARALIRSGALQVPRVAYVEDEPGAP from the coding sequence ATGATGCGTCGATTCGTCGGACTTCCTCTGCTGGCCGTGGCCGCAGCGGTCTCGGCGTGCGCCGGTGAGCAGCGCGACACGCAAGGCGAAGCCTCGGTGGACATTCGCGCCGCGCTGCTCACGGCGGGTCCGGTCAGCGACGCCGGTTGGTACGCGGGCGCGTACGAAGGGCTCATGCTGTTGCGGGACTCACTCGGAGCCCACGTCAGCCACCAACAGACCCGCACCCCCGCCGAATTCGACGAAGCCTTCCTCTCTTATGCTTCGACGGGTTACGACTTGATTTTTGCACACGGCTCCGAGTACACGGACGCGGCCATGCGGGCTGGCGAACAGTTTCCAGGCACGACGTTCATCGTCAGCGGAGGGGGCCGGTACTCCAGCAACGTGGTGCCGCTGATCTTCCGGTTGGAGGAAGCCAGCTACCTGGCCGGAATGATCGCGGCGGGCATGAGCGAGTCAGGTACGGTGGGTATGGTGGGCGGAGTCGAGATCCCTCCGGCGAAGGGAACGTTCGTGGCCTTCGCGGCCGGCGCGAGAGCTGTCGACCCGGACGTTCAGGTCCTCGAGGCGTTCATCGGAAACTGGTATGACGTCGCGGCGGCGAAGGAGGCCGCCGTGGCACAGCTCCGACGCGGTGCGGACGTGATCATCCACAACCTGGATGGGGCGTCCTTCGGGGTCTTCCAGGCCGTGCGGGAGGCCGTCGACGCGGGCAGGACGGCTTGGGCGCTGGGCATGAACGGGGACCAGAACGACATCGCTCCCCAGATCATTCTGGGCAGCGCGGTGATCCGTATTCCGAAGGCGTTCCTTCAGACGGCGATGGCCTGGAAATCCGGTGATCTCGGTGGGGGGCCGTTGTACGCCGGCTCCGACGAGCAAGTAGTCGACTTCGTGCTCAACCCGCGACTCGCCGACCGTGTGCCGGACGACCTCATTGCGCGCGTCGATCGGGCACGAGCCCTGATTCGTTCAGGGGCGCTCCAGGTGCCACGCGTGGCCTACGTCGAGGACGAGCCCGGGGCGCCGTGA
- a CDS encoding ABC transporter ATP-binding protein, giving the protein MSEVLARLDGIVRRFGRVTALDGANLELRAGEVHGVLGENGAGKSTLLSILGGMLRADAGTLTLGGAPVTLRSPRDAWANGIGLVHQHFKLVQRLTVLENLALGRRTASHGWRLPLREVGARADELMAQVGLTVSLHAVVEELGVGDRQRVEILKALLREPRLLILDEPTAVLSPPEVEKLLALLRGLAADGRAVVLVTHKLDEALSVSDHVTVLREGRTVLSTGRSEVDAAVLTRAMVGAEPPSDSRRAPRSATGGGEVVARLRDVSATGPRGLAALRGVSLELRRGEIVGVAGVEGNGQRELALVLAGRAEPASGDVQIPSGTGFIPQDRTSEGLALDFDLAENVALAAHRDGHFRSGFLLKWGEIRMRAERLRTEFAVQAADTAVRAGTLSGGNQQRLVVGRELSACTDLLVAENPTRGLDVVATDFVRRQIREAVTARPGAAVVLISTDLDEVLALSDRLLVMVRGRLTEVPPDQRTRAGVGALMLAALDASGHGA; this is encoded by the coding sequence GTGAGCGAGGTACTCGCCCGGCTCGACGGCATCGTCCGCCGCTTCGGGCGCGTCACCGCGCTCGACGGCGCAAATCTCGAGTTGCGCGCTGGTGAAGTGCACGGGGTCCTGGGTGAGAACGGAGCGGGGAAGTCCACTCTGCTGAGCATTCTCGGCGGAATGCTGCGCGCGGATGCCGGGACGCTGACGTTGGGCGGGGCGCCCGTGACGCTGCGCAGCCCCCGGGATGCCTGGGCGAACGGTATCGGGCTAGTGCACCAGCACTTCAAGTTGGTTCAGCGGCTCACTGTTCTCGAGAACCTCGCTCTGGGTCGTCGTACTGCGTCACATGGCTGGCGACTACCATTGCGAGAGGTCGGAGCACGCGCGGATGAGCTGATGGCGCAGGTGGGTCTCACCGTCTCTTTGCACGCCGTGGTCGAGGAGCTCGGTGTGGGCGACCGGCAGCGCGTCGAGATCCTGAAGGCGCTGCTCAGGGAGCCGAGGCTATTGATTCTCGACGAGCCCACCGCGGTGCTCAGCCCGCCGGAGGTCGAAAAGCTCTTGGCTCTGCTGAGAGGTCTCGCGGCTGACGGGCGGGCCGTGGTGCTCGTGACGCACAAGCTCGACGAGGCGCTCTCGGTTTCTGATCACGTGACTGTGCTGCGCGAGGGCCGCACGGTCTTGAGCACAGGACGCTCCGAGGTCGACGCGGCGGTGCTCACACGGGCCATGGTCGGGGCCGAGCCGCCAAGCGACTCGCGGCGAGCACCACGGTCGGCCACGGGTGGCGGCGAGGTCGTCGCACGCCTCCGCGACGTGAGTGCAACGGGGCCGCGGGGTCTGGCTGCGCTGCGAGGTGTCTCCCTCGAGCTTCGTCGCGGCGAGATCGTCGGTGTCGCCGGAGTGGAGGGCAACGGCCAGCGTGAGTTGGCGCTCGTGCTCGCGGGGCGTGCCGAGCCGGCGTCGGGAGACGTCCAGATCCCGAGCGGCACGGGATTCATTCCGCAGGACCGGACGTCCGAGGGGCTCGCGCTCGACTTTGACCTGGCCGAGAACGTCGCTCTGGCGGCCCATCGTGACGGGCACTTCCGTTCAGGCTTCTTGCTGAAGTGGGGTGAGATCAGGATGCGGGCTGAGCGGCTGCGCACGGAGTTCGCTGTGCAGGCAGCGGACACCGCGGTACGCGCGGGAACGCTCTCAGGCGGCAACCAGCAACGGCTCGTAGTGGGACGGGAGCTCTCGGCGTGCACGGATCTGCTGGTGGCCGAGAACCCAACTCGTGGCCTCGACGTCGTCGCCACCGATTTTGTGCGCCGACAGATCCGCGAAGCGGTGACGGCGCGACCCGGAGCGGCAGTCGTCCTAATCTCCACGGATCTCGACGAGGTCCTCGCGCTCTCAGATAGGCTCCTCGTGATGGTGCGCGGTCGCCTCACCGAGGTCCCTCCCGATCAGCGGACGAGAGCCGGGGTCGGTGCCCTGATGCTTGCGGCGCTCGACGCTTCCGGGCACGGCGCGTGA
- a CDS encoding ABC transporter permease, translating into MRRLSPVWTAAAALLLTLALAAGSLWLGGFNPLSAGAAMMRGAFGSSSAILSITMVRAVPLILTGLAVALAFRAGVWNIGAEGQLYAGAVAAVWVGLVGGGLPWFVLVPLVLASSGVAGALWSALPALMRVRLGIGEVITTILMNFVGIYLAAFMVVGPLQEARGVFNQTDAIAEAARLPLLVEGTRLHVGFLLALLLGVAMWATFRWTRIGFEIRAVGAAPNAARVAGMISVDRVVLISFLASGAIAGLAGGVQVAGVTFALYEGLSPGWGYTAIAVALLGGLHPIAVIGTGMLFGALEAGGAEMQRSAGIPLSWVTAVEALVILSVLAVDQVRRRSHA; encoded by the coding sequence ATGAGGCGCCTCAGTCCCGTCTGGACGGCTGCCGCGGCGCTGCTGCTCACGCTGGCGCTCGCCGCGGGCTCCCTCTGGCTTGGCGGCTTCAACCCGCTCTCGGCTGGTGCCGCGATGATGCGAGGCGCGTTCGGCAGCTCGAGCGCGATCCTGTCGATCACGATGGTACGTGCCGTGCCGCTCATCCTCACCGGTCTCGCCGTGGCGCTGGCGTTCCGTGCGGGTGTCTGGAACATCGGCGCGGAGGGGCAGCTCTACGCAGGGGCCGTCGCGGCGGTATGGGTGGGGCTCGTCGGCGGCGGGCTGCCTTGGTTCGTTCTCGTGCCTCTCGTGCTCGCGTCCTCGGGCGTCGCCGGTGCGCTCTGGTCGGCGCTCCCCGCGCTCATGCGAGTGCGGCTCGGGATCGGCGAAGTCATCACGACCATCCTCATGAATTTCGTCGGCATCTACTTGGCGGCGTTCATGGTCGTGGGCCCGCTGCAGGAGGCGCGCGGCGTCTTCAATCAGACGGACGCGATCGCGGAAGCGGCTCGGCTGCCTCTGCTCGTGGAGGGGACCCGACTGCACGTTGGCTTTCTGCTGGCGCTCCTGCTCGGAGTGGCGATGTGGGCAACGTTCCGATGGACCCGCATCGGCTTCGAGATCCGGGCGGTCGGGGCGGCACCGAATGCGGCTCGAGTCGCTGGGATGATCAGCGTCGATCGGGTCGTGCTGATCAGTTTCTTGGCCTCCGGGGCGATCGCGGGACTCGCGGGTGGCGTGCAGGTGGCAGGCGTTACCTTCGCGCTCTACGAGGGGCTGTCTCCCGGTTGGGGCTACACGGCGATCGCGGTCGCTCTGCTCGGCGGTCTTCACCCGATCGCGGTCATCGGCACCGGTATGCTCTTCGGTGCCCTCGAAGCCGGCGGCGCCGAGATGCAACGTTCGGCCGGGATCCCCTTGTCGTGGGTCACCGCGGTCGAAGCGCTCGTGATACTCAGCGTGCTCGCCGTGGACCAGGTCAGGAGGCGTTCGCATGCCTGA
- a CDS encoding ABC transporter permease has translation MPEAVVFIAFLEASVRLGVPLALAAMGEAITERSGVINIGLEGSLIAGALGGAMGAMAFGGAGGGLLVGAAAGAFGAFVFAAFSIGLGTDQIITGTAITLGGLGFTGAIYQARFGATGAVLSIPTLAPTPIPVLSDIPLVGTALFAQAPTAYLAYLLAPALWYFLYRTEWGLELRAVGEDPDSAEAAGVRVLWTRFWATIFGGTMAGIAGAHLVLAHAGTFAENMSAGRGFIAIAVVVLGRWNPLLVLLAALFFGAANALQFQGQAFGLDVPYQLFLAFPYLLTLAALALGVGRSRAPAALALPWPKQE, from the coding sequence ATGCCTGAGGCCGTGGTGTTCATCGCGTTCCTCGAGGCTTCGGTGCGCCTCGGTGTACCGCTCGCGCTTGCGGCAATGGGTGAGGCCATCACCGAGCGCAGCGGCGTGATCAACATTGGACTGGAGGGCTCGCTCATTGCCGGTGCGTTAGGGGGCGCGATGGGGGCGATGGCCTTCGGCGGGGCGGGCGGCGGTCTCCTGGTCGGCGCGGCCGCGGGGGCCTTCGGCGCGTTCGTATTCGCGGCGTTCTCGATCGGCCTCGGCACCGACCAGATCATCACCGGCACCGCGATCACGCTCGGAGGGCTCGGATTCACCGGTGCGATCTACCAGGCGCGATTCGGTGCGACCGGTGCGGTGCTTTCGATACCCACGCTGGCTCCCACACCGATCCCCGTGCTTTCCGATATTCCGCTGGTCGGCACGGCGCTCTTCGCTCAGGCACCGACGGCGTACCTAGCGTACCTGCTTGCGCCTGCGCTTTGGTATTTCCTCTACCGGACCGAGTGGGGCCTCGAGCTTCGAGCGGTCGGCGAGGACCCCGACTCCGCGGAGGCTGCGGGGGTGCGCGTGCTGTGGACCCGCTTCTGGGCGACCATATTCGGGGGGACGATGGCGGGCATCGCGGGTGCCCACCTGGTACTCGCGCACGCCGGCACGTTCGCCGAAAACATGAGTGCCGGCCGGGGCTTCATCGCGATCGCCGTGGTGGTGCTCGGGCGGTGGAATCCCCTTCTGGTGCTGTTGGCGGCACTCTTCTTCGGGGCGGCGAACGCACTGCAGTTCCAAGGCCAGGCGTTTGGACTCGACGTGCCGTACCAGCTCTTCCTGGCGTTTCCGTACCTGCTGACCCTCGCGGCGCTCGCGCTTGGCGTCGGGCGGTCTCGGGCGCCGGCGGCGCTCGCGCTGCCCTGGCCGAAGCAGGAGTAG
- a CDS encoding protein kinase — translation MTPARGSVLAQKSLWPRLVAPYIFSIMSDVIDRLARELEGRYRVIRELGRGGMAVVALAEDLKHHRRVAIKVLKPDVAHSLGAKRFLREIEIAANLSHPNILPLHDSGEANGLLYFVMPYVDGDTLRDRLEREGLMPLKEAVRITCEVGDALDYAHAQGLMHRDIKPENILFQAGHAVVADFGIARAITKAGGTSLTETGLAVGTLTYMSPEQASGDSEIDARTDIYSLGCVLFEMLAGRPPHWGSSPQAILAQKLVGSVPDFRSVPADVPATVKHVVGTALAVEPAGRFDTPAQLTQALEVAVTARAIEEELGQRRRAQRVRLIAGAAGVTLVAGLAWTLSNMLGGPAMERLAVLPLFSTNDSTQDFFVAGLHLDLIQELSRAGVRVIGPTSVRQYRNSNKSAREIAGELGVDGLIEGTLLLTGDHVEIDLRLTDGATEELLWFGSYRAELRSVLSLINDVTRAIVNEIDLDLSPASEARLAAAPDVDPQVFEALLQARFHEQKLSREGLQTALDYYELVLDRDPDNAEAHAGIASVWGGRAQMGFVSAAEAAPRRAAAMARAMEIDSTLAAVQSMLWGSRVWGDWDWVGGEAAFRRVLAANPTDSQSRAYYSHLLLYLGRDDEAAAEIARAAEGDPFNPQIQTIYGMTLNSMRRWGEAESVLLETLSRTPDYGMALTSLRTTYHLMGRHDEALDIWRASNAGDAEILAALDDGNAAGGATPGRFGP, via the coding sequence ATGACACCCGCACGAGGAAGTGTGCTCGCTCAAAAGTCGCTCTGGCCGAGGCTCGTAGCGCCCTACATCTTTTCGATCATGTCTGACGTCATCGACCGCCTAGCACGCGAACTGGAGGGTCGATACCGCGTCATACGGGAGCTCGGACGCGGTGGTATGGCCGTCGTCGCCCTCGCCGAGGACTTGAAACACCACCGCCGGGTCGCCATCAAGGTCCTGAAGCCCGATGTCGCCCATTCGCTGGGAGCGAAGCGATTCCTGCGCGAGATCGAGATCGCGGCGAACCTCTCGCATCCCAACATCCTCCCTCTGCACGATTCCGGTGAGGCCAATGGGCTTCTCTATTTCGTGATGCCGTACGTCGATGGGGATACGCTCCGCGATAGACTTGAGCGCGAGGGGCTAATGCCGCTCAAAGAGGCGGTCCGCATCACGTGCGAGGTTGGCGACGCGCTCGACTACGCGCACGCACAGGGGCTCATGCACCGCGACATCAAGCCTGAGAACATCCTGTTCCAGGCGGGTCACGCGGTCGTTGCCGACTTCGGGATCGCTCGGGCGATCACCAAGGCCGGCGGTACTTCGCTGACAGAGACGGGCCTGGCCGTCGGAACACTCACCTACATGAGCCCGGAGCAAGCCTCAGGAGACAGCGAGATCGACGCGCGTACCGACATCTACAGTCTCGGCTGCGTTCTCTTTGAGATGCTCGCCGGGAGGCCTCCGCATTGGGGCTCCAGCCCGCAGGCTATCCTTGCGCAGAAACTCGTCGGATCGGTCCCCGATTTCCGCTCGGTGCCAGCGGACGTGCCGGCCACGGTAAAGCACGTTGTCGGCACGGCTTTGGCCGTTGAACCGGCGGGCCGGTTCGACACACCGGCCCAACTCACGCAGGCACTCGAGGTGGCTGTCACTGCCCGGGCCATCGAGGAGGAGCTCGGGCAGCGACGCCGGGCTCAACGCGTGCGATTGATCGCGGGAGCAGCGGGAGTAACGCTGGTGGCGGGTCTCGCATGGACGCTGTCGAACATGCTGGGCGGCCCGGCGATGGAGCGGCTCGCGGTATTACCACTGTTTTCTACGAACGACTCGACCCAGGACTTCTTCGTCGCCGGCCTCCACCTCGACCTCATTCAGGAGCTGTCGCGGGCCGGCGTGCGGGTCATCGGCCCGACGTCCGTGCGGCAGTACCGGAACAGCAACAAGTCCGCCCGGGAGATCGCCGGAGAGCTGGGTGTCGACGGATTGATCGAGGGAACCCTGTTGCTGACCGGAGACCACGTCGAGATCGACTTGCGGCTCACCGACGGTGCCACGGAAGAGCTACTCTGGTTCGGCTCGTACCGCGCGGAACTGAGAAGCGTGCTGTCGCTGATCAACGACGTAACCCGGGCGATCGTCAACGAGATCGACCTGGATCTGAGCCCTGCATCCGAGGCTCGCCTGGCCGCTGCCCCCGACGTCGATCCTCAGGTGTTCGAAGCGCTTCTTCAGGCCCGCTTTCACGAGCAGAAACTCTCTCGCGAGGGACTGCAAACCGCTCTCGACTATTACGAGCTGGTCCTGGACAGGGACCCCGACAACGCCGAGGCGCATGCCGGGATCGCGAGCGTCTGGGGCGGGCGGGCGCAAATGGGCTTCGTTTCCGCCGCGGAGGCCGCACCTCGGCGGGCGGCGGCCATGGCCCGAGCGATGGAGATCGATAGTACGCTGGCGGCGGTGCAAAGCATGCTCTGGGGAAGTCGAGTCTGGGGGGATTGGGACTGGGTCGGGGGAGAGGCTGCCTTCCGCCGGGTGCTCGCGGCCAACCCCACTGATTCGCAATCGCGGGCGTACTACTCCCATCTCCTGCTGTACCTCGGGCGCGATGATGAAGCGGCGGCAGAGATCGCCCGCGCAGCGGAGGGAGATCCATTCAACCCCCAGATCCAGACGATCTACGGCATGACCCTCAACTCCATGCGCCGGTGGGGCGAAGCCGAAAGTGTGCTGCTCGAGACGTTGTCTCGGACGCCGGACTATGGCATGGCGCTCACGTCGTTGCGCACGACGTACCATCTGATGGGTCGGCACGATGAGGCCTTGGACATCTGGAGGGCCTCAAATGCGGGGGACGCGGAGATCCTCGCGGCACTCGACGACGGGAATGCGGCGGGGGGGGCTACTCCGGGGCGCTTCGGGCCGTAG
- a CDS encoding PIG-L family deacetylase, translating to MTMGSFSFVWTRCALQAATLLTMGSSGLAAQSMEGTGLVPTGLLLRQMEGVKRVLMIGAHPDDEDTSLLTSLARGWGAQTAYLSLTRGDGGQNLIGPELWEGLGVIRTGELEAARALDGGRQFFTRAFDFGYSKSADEALTLWPREQLLHDVVWVVRTFRPHVIVSVFSGTPRDGHGQHQAAGIMAREVFEAAGDPNQFPEQLERGVEAWTPAKLYQSARLRFGGSRPPGDAPDIVVETGAYDPLIGRSHFQLSMESRSQHRSQDMGAPQPAGPRTTGVVFVASHVEGAENEMFSGIDTTLVGLTTGMSDANAAEATAHLEAYRSSLAHARDEFGLDLFAIASDLAEALGHLDRAMGVRGGGTEFREALEQKKLVATRAFMAAAGIDFDVRASDDLVVPGQTVQVRVQLWNGGQARLRSPEVELFGGADSDWPVTQLSVQGLADDGSVAPESLVAWTYELKIPEGAEFSRLYFLREARRGAMYEWPDASRLWGLPRDGPIARAGLRFIPYHEGVAIGARTESSAPMRYVGVDQAKGRFEKPVLIVPAVSVAVTPGGVVWPQGQSDARTITVSLRSEAEVRVSGDVVLRAPDGWTVSPLSQPFELTAAGAERSVAFEIQAGPSVTDGEHVFQAVAHADGEAFGEAFALIDYEHIERSVMFSDAEARVTVVSVAVRDGLRVAYIMGTGDDGPTAIRQMGASVDLLTEAQVRDGAFSGYDVIVLGVRAYEIRPDVRASNAQILDFARSGGTVINQYNQYQFSNGRYAPYDLTIGRPAPRVADETAPITILEPDAPIFTTPNRITQDDFDGWVQERGLYFASEWGDEYVPMLELNDPGEPPRHGSLLVASVGDGVYVYTGLSFFRQWAGRVPGAYRLFANLVSLEASDWAAFAAGR from the coding sequence GTGACGATGGGATCATTCAGTTTTGTGTGGACCAGGTGTGCGCTCCAGGCGGCCACGCTTCTGACGATGGGTTCGAGTGGTCTGGCAGCGCAGTCGATGGAGGGCACAGGCCTCGTCCCGACAGGACTTCTCCTCCGTCAGATGGAGGGCGTGAAGCGCGTCCTCATGATCGGGGCACACCCGGATGATGAGGACACGAGCCTTCTCACCTCACTCGCACGGGGTTGGGGCGCCCAGACTGCGTATCTCTCGCTCACGCGGGGGGACGGGGGTCAGAACCTCATCGGTCCGGAGCTGTGGGAGGGGCTCGGGGTCATCCGCACCGGTGAGCTCGAGGCAGCTCGCGCGCTCGATGGCGGTCGGCAGTTCTTCACCCGAGCCTTCGACTTCGGGTACTCGAAGAGCGCGGATGAAGCCCTCACTCTGTGGCCTCGCGAGCAGTTGCTGCACGACGTGGTCTGGGTAGTGCGCACCTTCCGGCCACACGTGATCGTTTCCGTGTTCAGCGGCACGCCTCGCGACGGCCACGGACAGCATCAGGCCGCCGGTATCATGGCTCGTGAGGTCTTCGAGGCGGCGGGCGACCCCAACCAGTTCCCCGAGCAGCTCGAGAGGGGTGTCGAGGCATGGACGCCGGCCAAGCTGTACCAGTCGGCGCGCCTGCGTTTCGGTGGGTCGAGACCCCCGGGTGATGCTCCCGACATCGTAGTGGAGACGGGGGCGTACGATCCGCTGATCGGGCGATCGCACTTCCAACTCTCCATGGAGAGTCGCAGCCAGCATCGGTCGCAGGACATGGGCGCGCCGCAGCCGGCCGGTCCGAGGACGACCGGAGTCGTTTTCGTGGCCTCGCATGTCGAGGGCGCCGAGAACGAGATGTTCTCGGGCATCGACACGACGCTCGTGGGACTCACCACTGGCATGAGCGACGCGAATGCCGCCGAGGCCACAGCGCACCTCGAGGCCTACCGAAGCTCGCTTGCGCACGCGCGGGACGAGTTTGGACTCGACCTGTTTGCGATCGCAAGCGACTTGGCCGAGGCGCTTGGCCATCTCGACCGAGCCATGGGGGTGCGCGGTGGCGGCACGGAGTTCCGAGAAGCACTCGAACAGAAGAAGCTCGTCGCGACCCGCGCCTTCATGGCTGCGGCGGGCATCGACTTCGATGTCCGTGCGTCCGACGACCTCGTCGTGCCTGGGCAGACCGTTCAGGTGCGAGTGCAGTTGTGGAACGGTGGTCAGGCCAGGCTGAGGAGCCCGGAAGTCGAGTTGTTCGGCGGCGCGGATTCAGACTGGCCGGTCACGCAGCTTTCCGTCCAGGGGCTGGCCGATGACGGGAGCGTGGCTCCGGAGAGCCTCGTTGCATGGACCTACGAGCTGAAGATTCCGGAAGGCGCAGAGTTCTCGCGGCTCTATTTCCTGCGAGAGGCCCGGCGGGGGGCGATGTACGAATGGCCGGATGCGTCCCGGTTGTGGGGGCTTCCCCGCGATGGTCCAATCGCTCGAGCGGGCCTGCGCTTCATTCCGTATCACGAGGGCGTCGCGATCGGCGCCCGCACGGAGAGTTCGGCGCCCATGCGCTACGTCGGAGTCGATCAGGCCAAGGGCCGGTTCGAGAAGCCGGTCCTAATCGTGCCGGCGGTCTCGGTTGCCGTGACGCCGGGTGGAGTGGTTTGGCCTCAGGGTCAGTCCGACGCTCGGACGATCACCGTCTCCCTGCGTTCGGAAGCCGAGGTGCGTGTGTCGGGCGATGTGGTACTCCGGGCTCCGGACGGGTGGACCGTTTCTCCCCTGTCGCAGCCCTTCGAGCTGACTGCCGCAGGGGCCGAGCGCTCGGTAGCGTTCGAGATCCAGGCTGGACCGTCTGTCACCGATGGCGAGCACGTTTTCCAGGCGGTCGCGCATGCGGACGGCGAAGCGTTCGGTGAGGCCTTCGCGCTCATCGACTACGAGCACATCGAGCGCTCGGTCATGTTCTCCGACGCCGAGGCACGGGTCACGGTCGTGTCGGTTGCGGTCCGGGACGGGCTACGGGTCGCGTACATCATGGGCACCGGCGACGACGGTCCAACGGCGATTCGTCAGATGGGTGCCTCGGTCGATCTGCTCACCGAGGCGCAGGTGCGAGACGGTGCGTTCTCCGGCTACGACGTCATCGTGTTGGGGGTGCGCGCCTACGAGATACGTCCCGACGTTCGAGCTTCGAACGCTCAGATACTCGACTTCGCCCGCTCCGGGGGCACGGTCATCAATCAATACAACCAGTACCAGTTCTCGAACGGTCGGTACGCTCCTTACGATCTGACGATCGGGCGGCCCGCCCCCCGGGTGGCGGATGAGACCGCGCCGATCACGATTCTCGAGCCCGACGCGCCGATCTTCACGACCCCGAATCGCATCACCCAAGACGACTTCGACGGATGGGTGCAGGAGCGAGGCCTCTACTTCGCGAGCGAGTGGGGTGACGAATACGTGCCCATGCTCGAGCTGAACGATCCGGGCGAGCCTCCTCGGCATGGGTCGCTACTGGTCGCGTCCGTCGGGGACGGCGTGTACGTCTATACCGGCTTGTCGTTCTTCCGGCAGTGGGCGGGCAGGGTGCCCGGCGCATACCGGCTCTTTGCCAACCTGGTCTCGCTGGAGGCGAGCGACTGGGCCGCCTTCGCGGCAGGACGATGA
- a CDS encoding sodium:solute symporter: MHWINWLIVVVYLAYVLIDGIRKSKDTDSVEGYFLANKSLPWWVVGLSVMATQLSAITMIGTTGQGATDGLRFVQLYFGLPLAMVILGVTLVPLLHGSGVFTAYEYLERRFDARTRSFTAFLFLLSRGMSVGVIMAAPGVVLSAIFGIPLVWSVALIGVPTVIYTMVGGVQAVAWADVKQMVLIVVALLAIVVVLLLKMPVSPDDALRIAGATGRLKTFDFSFDLNETYTFWSGMIGGTFLMLSYFGTDQSQVQRYLAAESVDAARSSLLMSAYWKIPLQALVLLVGVLVFIYYQFTTPPLLFNPTHESAVVAERGAAYDALQQEYESMFTLREQAARATADASDETGAAAAMATFLAREADIQAIRGRALTMAEEVTGTESEDTNYIIPRFVLSELPIGLAGLFIAGVLAAAMSSIAAELNSLSTTSVIDFYRRWVKDDGDDAHYLKVSKGATAFWGVFACVVATYAATLGSLIEVVNRFGSFFYGSILGVFLLAMIPRANGLGAFVGLLAGMGVVAAVTFGAPDVSFLWHNVIGALTVLAVGMALSRFGGHEGKLEQYGE; encoded by the coding sequence GTGCATTGGATCAACTGGCTGATCGTCGTCGTGTATCTGGCGTACGTGCTCATCGACGGGATCCGGAAGTCCAAGGACACCGACTCGGTCGAAGGGTACTTCCTAGCCAACAAGAGCCTGCCGTGGTGGGTGGTCGGGCTCTCCGTGATGGCGACACAGCTCTCCGCGATCACGATGATCGGCACCACGGGTCAGGGGGCCACCGACGGCCTCCGTTTCGTACAGCTCTACTTCGGGCTACCGCTCGCGATGGTGATCCTCGGCGTCACGCTCGTGCCGTTGCTGCACGGCTCCGGTGTCTTCACCGCATACGAGTACCTGGAGCGCCGCTTCGACGCGAGGACGCGCTCGTTCACGGCCTTCCTCTTTCTGCTGTCCCGGGGCATGTCCGTGGGTGTGATCATGGCCGCGCCCGGCGTGGTGCTCAGCGCGATCTTCGGCATCCCGCTCGTGTGGAGCGTCGCGCTCATCGGCGTTCCCACGGTGATCTACACGATGGTCGGCGGGGTTCAGGCGGTCGCCTGGGCCGACGTGAAGCAAATGGTGCTCATCGTCGTGGCGCTGCTGGCGATCGTCGTCGTGCTGCTTCTCAAGATGCCGGTGAGCCCCGACGACGCACTGCGTATCGCGGGGGCTACAGGCCGGCTCAAGACGTTCGACTTCAGCTTCGACCTGAATGAGACGTACACGTTCTGGTCGGGCATGATCGGCGGCACATTCTTGATGCTGTCGTACTTCGGGACCGACCAGAGCCAGGTTCAACGCTACCTCGCGGCCGAGTCGGTCGACGCCGCGCGCTCCTCCCTGCTCATGAGCGCGTACTGGAAAATCCCGCTGCAGGCACTCGTTCTGCTGGTCGGCGTGCTCGTCTTCATCTACTACCAGTTCACGACTCCCCCGTTACTCTTCAATCCGACGCACGAGTCCGCGGTGGTCGCCGAGCGCGGGGCCGCGTACGACGCGCTGCAACAAGAGTACGAGTCGATGTTCACGCTGCGTGAGCAGGCCGCTCGGGCCACCGCCGACGCGAGCGACGAGACCGGTGCCGCCGCGGCAATGGCGACGTTCCTCGCGCGTGAGGCCGACATCCAGGCGATCCGTGGCCGGGCGCTCACGATGGCCGAGGAGGTGACCGGCACGGAATCGGAGGACACGAACTACATCATCCCACGCTTCGTGCTCTCCGAGCTTCCCATCGGACTGGCCGGCCTCTTCATCGCGGGCGTTCTCGCAGCTGCCATGTCGAGCATCGCGGCCGAGCTCAACTCGCTTTCGACAACGAGCGTCATCGACTTCTACCGGCGCTGGGTGAAGGACGACGGAGACGACGCGCACTACCTGAAGGTCTCGAAGGGCGCGACCGCATTTTGGGGCGTATTCGCCTGCGTTGTCGCCACGTATGCGGCGACGCTGGGATCTCTCATCGAGGTAGTGAACCGCTTCGGATCGTTCTTCTACGGATCGATCCTGGGCGTCTTCCTACTCGCGATGATCCCGCGCGCCAACGGCCTCGGAGCGTTCGTCGGACTGCTCGCCGGCATGGGCGTGGTCGCGGCCGTCACGTTCGGGGCCCCCGACGTCTCGTTCCTCTGGCACAACGTGATCGGGGCCCTGACGGTCCTGGCAGTGGGCATGGCTCTCAGCCGATTCGGAGGCCACGAGGGCAAGCTCGAGCAGTATGGCGAATAG